A single window of Vibrio sp. HB236076 DNA harbors:
- the holB gene encoding DNA polymerase III subunit delta' has protein sequence MALQPWLQETAQHWLSAIEEETIGHSLILHSEVELGAEAMIELWAGSLLCPHPGHACGFCHSCQLLDSGNHPDYHHIQPDKPGGNITVDQIRQGLKQAQESSQLGGNRVFVITPAEQMNTAAANALLKTLEEPSQSSFFLLVCQSPKRLLATIRSRCQLWSLPCPSPSQALEWLAEQGHKDVPAYVMTLAQGSPMAAKQWLDDKQFAEFEIGQSLLVNTMTRSDSDPIDAVSWLEKNPQRHGQWWWFLLSDAQKVRFGQVGDFDEISRRLAHCDYDVLYRQSQALARLLSQLQAQPGLNTSLLFYNWLIETREHLCL, from the coding sequence ATGGCACTTCAACCCTGGTTGCAAGAGACTGCACAGCACTGGCTCAGTGCGATTGAAGAGGAAACCATCGGACACAGTCTCATTTTGCATTCTGAGGTAGAGCTCGGGGCAGAAGCAATGATTGAGCTGTGGGCTGGGAGTCTTTTATGCCCACACCCTGGTCACGCTTGTGGCTTTTGTCATAGCTGTCAATTGTTAGACAGTGGTAACCATCCAGATTATCACCACATCCAACCGGATAAACCCGGTGGCAACATTACCGTTGATCAAATTCGGCAAGGGCTTAAACAAGCGCAGGAGTCTTCTCAGTTAGGTGGTAACCGGGTGTTTGTTATCACTCCTGCAGAGCAGATGAATACGGCGGCGGCCAATGCATTACTGAAAACCTTAGAAGAGCCAAGTCAATCGAGCTTTTTTCTATTGGTATGTCAATCCCCCAAGCGTTTGCTTGCGACTATTCGCAGCCGTTGCCAACTGTGGTCACTGCCGTGTCCTAGCCCTTCACAGGCTTTGGAATGGTTGGCTGAGCAAGGTCATAAAGACGTTCCTGCATATGTGATGACACTGGCTCAAGGCTCGCCCATGGCGGCAAAGCAATGGTTGGATGACAAACAATTCGCTGAATTTGAAATAGGCCAATCTCTTTTAGTCAATACTATGACCCGCAGTGATAGTGACCCAATAGATGCGGTGTCTTGGTTGGAAAAAAATCCACAACGCCACGGGCAGTGGTGGTGGTTTTTACTCAGTGATGCGCAAAAAGTCAGATTTGGTCAAGTGGGGGACTTTGACGAAATTAGTAGACGCTTAGCGCATTGCGACTACGACGTCTTGTATCGTCAAAGTCAGGCATTGGCGCGTTTATTGTCGCAACTTCAAGCGCAGCCAGGCCTTAATACGTCGTTACTGTTTTATAACTGGTTAATAGAAACAAGAGAGCATTTATGTTTATAG
- the tmk gene encoding dTMP kinase, whose protein sequence is MSHGKFIVIEGLEGAGKSTAIKTINQVLHQAGITDIINTREPGGTPLAEKMRALVKQEVKGEELEDMSELLLMYAARLQLVNQVIKPALAKGQWVVGDRHDLSSQAYQGGGRQIDPQILTQLKQLTLGEFTPALTLYMDIEPSLGLERARGRGELDRIEKMDLSFFERSRERYLALAAQDESIMIIDASQSIEKVSEQIRHLLLAWLATQSGV, encoded by the coding sequence ATGAGTCATGGAAAATTTATCGTTATTGAAGGCCTAGAAGGTGCGGGCAAAAGTACCGCCATTAAAACGATTAATCAGGTATTACATCAGGCTGGTATCACTGACATTATCAACACCCGCGAGCCTGGCGGTACGCCACTTGCCGAGAAAATGCGCGCACTTGTCAAACAAGAAGTCAAGGGTGAAGAACTTGAAGATATGAGTGAATTACTTTTGATGTACGCTGCTCGTTTGCAATTGGTCAACCAAGTGATTAAGCCTGCGCTCGCGAAAGGGCAATGGGTAGTTGGTGATCGCCATGATTTATCTTCTCAAGCCTATCAAGGGGGAGGGCGTCAAATTGATCCACAAATCCTGACTCAATTAAAGCAACTGACGCTCGGTGAGTTTACACCGGCCCTGACCTTGTATATGGATATTGAACCCAGCCTAGGGCTCGAACGCGCTCGTGGCCGCGGTGAACTCGATCGCATTGAAAAAATGGATCTAAGCTTTTTTGAACGCAGTCGCGAACGCTATTTAGCCTTAGCTGCGCAAGATGAGTCCATTATGATTATCGATGCGAGTCAATCCATTGAAAAAGTGAGTGAGCAAATTCGCCACTTGCTGTTGGCATGGCTAGCGACGCAATCGGGGGTATAA